One window of Streptomyces sp. NBC_00273 genomic DNA carries:
- a CDS encoding BtrH N-terminal domain-containing protein produces MTEQAPRPNPTGLLYEDFGTGRHRESSLVRHALGSVHEEELIAGLAGGIGFMYFVFEYAGRPPLLTIVAQAHPDPWVEAALDRLRVPYEVTHGARPRWDRVHAALDAGRPVFCTVDRSRLPWHGGAPDEMAGADPYTVVLAGYEGDSLFVEDGAPAAYRIGAREFGEAWTGHRKGRHRMLVPTGPAAGTPDVDGAVAATAARLTGPVLGNRFDVNFGFSGMDKLAAQLRDGRTRTGWERRFGSPEAFLAGTRRLYACLEEEWTAPGATRPLYADFLDLVGRPEAAALFRDSAGNWSRLAELARAAAPDADAPGRRALFDELAGLVDGSLALERRAVALL; encoded by the coding sequence ATGACCGAGCAGGCACCCCGGCCGAATCCCACCGGGCTCCTCTACGAGGACTTCGGCACCGGGCGGCACCGCGAGAGCTCACTCGTCCGGCACGCGCTCGGCAGCGTGCACGAGGAAGAACTGATCGCGGGCCTCGCGGGCGGGATCGGCTTCATGTACTTCGTCTTCGAGTACGCCGGGCGCCCGCCCCTGCTGACGATCGTCGCTCAGGCCCACCCCGACCCCTGGGTGGAAGCCGCCCTCGACCGGCTCCGCGTCCCCTACGAGGTCACCCACGGCGCGCGGCCCCGCTGGGACCGCGTGCACGCCGCCCTCGACGCCGGCCGGCCGGTGTTCTGCACCGTCGACCGGTCCCGCCTCCCCTGGCACGGCGGTGCACCGGACGAGATGGCCGGAGCCGATCCGTACACCGTGGTCCTCGCCGGGTACGAGGGCGACAGCCTCTTCGTCGAGGACGGGGCCCCGGCCGCGTACCGGATCGGGGCGCGGGAGTTCGGCGAGGCCTGGACCGGCCACCGCAAGGGCCGTCACCGGATGCTCGTACCCACCGGCCCTGCCGCCGGCACACCCGACGTCGACGGGGCCGTGGCCGCCACCGCGGCCCGCCTCACCGGTCCGGTGCTGGGCAACAGGTTCGACGTCAACTTCGGTTTCTCCGGGATGGACAAGCTCGCCGCCCAGCTGCGCGACGGCCGCACCCGGACCGGCTGGGAGCGCCGCTTCGGATCCCCGGAGGCCTTCCTCGCGGGGACCCGGCGGCTGTACGCCTGCCTGGAGGAGGAGTGGACCGCCCCCGGCGCCACCCGCCCGCTCTACGCGGACTTCCTCGACCTCGTCGGACGGCCGGAGGCGGCCGCTCTGTTCCGCGACTCGGCCGGCAACTGGTCCCGGCTCGCGGAACTGGCGCGCGCGGCCGCCCCGGACGCGGACGCCCCGGGGCGGCGCGCCCTCTTCGACGAGCTCGCCGGTCTGGTGGACGGCTCCCTCGCCCTGGAACGCCGCGCCGTCGCCCTGCTCTGA
- a CDS encoding thioredoxin family protein yields the protein MARRVHQPLEDQEFDFILSMTTGPVLAYFCGSWPKAVEACRAMDAVVGELTQEYGTRFTAVRTDMTRCPGPTRRYGVEGAPTAVLIKDGEAVASQAGPMALEEFRAFLDAHL from the coding sequence ATGGCACGTCGGGTGCACCAGCCACTGGAGGACCAGGAGTTCGACTTCATCCTCTCGATGACGACCGGGCCCGTCCTCGCGTACTTCTGCGGCTCCTGGCCCAAGGCCGTCGAGGCGTGCCGCGCGATGGACGCCGTCGTCGGGGAACTGACGCAGGAGTACGGGACGCGGTTCACCGCCGTCCGCACCGACATGACCCGCTGCCCCGGGCCGACCAGGCGTTACGGGGTCGAGGGCGCGCCGACCGCCGTGCTCATCAAGGACGGCGAGGCGGTCGCGAGCCAGGCGGGACCGATGGCGCTCGAGGAGTTCCGGGCGTTCCTGGACGCCCACCTCTGA